Within Bacillus sp. Marseille-Q1617, the genomic segment GAACTATTGGGTCGTGCTCTCGAATTCAAGTCCGAAAATGATTTGATTGTATGAGGTGAAGAAATGGACATTAAGATCAATATCGATGTCATGCTTGCAAAGAGGAAAAAGAGTGTGACTAAAGATACTCAAGTATAGAATTGAAACAGAAAGGTGATGGGGTTTATGGAGCTTGATGCAGTGATTTTTGATATGGATGGTACGTTATTTCAGACAAATCAAATACTGGAAATGTCTCTGGAAGATACATTTGAAAGATTGAGGTCATTCGGATCATGGAAAGGGGAAACCCCGATTGAGAAGTACCGTGAAATGATGGGTGTGCCACTACCCAAAGTATGGGAGGTATTGTTACCGGAACACTCAGATGATGTGAGGAAAAGTATGAATGAATATTTTCAAAGAAGGCTGATTGAAAACATTCAACAGGGAAACGGTGAACTATATCCACATGTAATCGAAGTATTAACCTTTTTAAAACAAAAACAATTGAAGCTATTCATCGCAAGTAATGGGTTAACCGCCTATCTGCAAGCAATCGTGCATCATTTTCGCTTGGATCGCTGGGTGGATGAAACATTCAGCATAGAACAAATTCAATCTTTACATAAATCAGATTTGGTTGAAATGATTTTGGTGAAACATTCGATAAACAAAGCTGCAGTGATCGGTGACCGGCTTTCTGATATCAATGCTGCAAAAGATAATGGTTTGATTTCTGTTGGATGCCGCTTTGATTTTTCTCAAGAGGAAGAGCTTGTACAGGCAGATGCAGTCATAGATGATTTAGGGGAATTAAAGGAACTATTTCCTTTTTGTGATGGGGTAAACACTGCCCTTGCTTTTAAATAAGCATCTTTCAAATTTAGGGGGGAGAGGTATTTGAAAAAGTTCCATATGGCGGTAGGCTTTGTTATAATAAGTGCTTTTATCCTAATGACGGGTTATGAACTTGGTGCAAATGATAAATACGACTTCTACTCTAACGTAGAAAGTACCGATCTTTCAGGAGAAATGGTGAATTCAATTTCACTGTCTTCAAAGAAAGAAGATGTTTTAAAACGTTTCGGCCTCCCTGAAAAAACCCATCAAATTTCGAAACCGAAGACTACCTTTCTAGTCTACAAAGATATACAATTCGGATTGAAGAACAATGAAGTTTTTCGTTATTTCTTTTCAGATAACCATAGTACATCCGAACGAATCACAGCAGGAGATCCCAGTGAAAAGGTCATTGAAACATACGGTTCTAATTATTATGAAAGAACCGACACAGGGGCAGAAATCATCGGATACTTTGACAAACAACACCACATCAATATAGAATTCAGCTTCTATGAAAACAAAGTGATTGGAACAATCATCGAAAAAATAAACTGAGTTCAAAGGCCCGTCCCTCGTTGCTTTAATGCGTTGAAGGACGGGTCTTTTGTGTAATGGGATTTTATGTTAGGATTAAAAAGATTGAATTTTTTGTATTTTTCCCCGGAGTGGGGTTAATTAAGGTTTGCAGCAAGCTGTTTTATTGATAGTTAAGTGAGAAAAGCATGAATCACATACCATATTTGAAATCAGCAGCGAGGTGTAAGAGTGGAAACAATACAGCATGATATCACGATAATAGGTGCAGGTGTAAGCAGCATTTTCTTTGCCTACACACTAATGAATTTGAATAATGATGCACGAATACATATGATTGATATCGGTAAAGAGTTAGAGAATAGAGTGTGCGGTCTCGATGAAGGAAATGAGTGTACATGCGAAGGAACATGCAGCAAGTACGCGGGTTTTGCTGGACTCGGGAAGTCAGAAGGGAAATTTAATTATACGAACGCCTTCGGCGGTGAACTTCATAGGAAAATCGGAGAAGATCATGCACTTCATTTGATGGAGGAAGTGGATGAGATCCTATGTCAGTTTGGCGGCAGCGCCAGGGAAAAATACAGCACAGAGAATGTATATATTTCTGAAAAAGCAAAACGGCATGGTTTGCATGTCCTATCGACGGAGGTGCGGCATTTAGGATCGGGTTTAGCACATGAAATCTTTCATAACATGTATCAAATCATGCGTGAACAGATGTCTTTTACATTTGAAACAAGGGTGGAAACTGTTAAGAAGACCGGTAAGGGATTTGAACTTCACACGAATCGGGGAATATTCAAGACTGGCCGCGTTGTGATAGGTACCGGAATGAGCGGCAGTATCTGGCTGAAAAGCATGATGGAATCATTTGGTGTCTATCCTGGAGAAACCCGTTTGGATATGGGATACCGGGTGGAGATGAAAGGTGATCAGCTGCAGTCTATTCTGCAAGACACCTTCGAAACAAAGTTGAAAATCGTGAGGGATCAATACGAAGCGACTACCTACTGCATGAATCCCCGCGGCAGAATCATACGTAAATATCAAAACGGTCTAGTCATGCCTGATGGACAAAATGCACTTGAGAAAGATACTCCGAGTGCAAATCTGAATTTCACGTTGTTTGTTCCAAAGTACTATTCTTCATACGAAGAGGCTTTGGATACAGCAAAAAATGTCATCGGAGGAATCAACAACGGAAAAGACAGGATCGTTGTTCAGCGGCTTGGTGATTTCATAAAGAACAGGAAAACAGAAACACTTGCTCATAATGAAGTGGAGCCATCCCTTGAGGCTGAAGGGGGAGATGCACGCATTCAAGTACCTGATTGTTATGGAAGTGTGTTAATCGATTTTTTACATGCATTGGAAGGTTTAATAGGTGAAGAGATTCACAGGGATACACTTATCTATGGGCTGGATGCGAAATTTTATGAACCGAAGTTCTCTACGAACGCATATTTGGAAAGTGAGGTTCCGGGTGTTTATTTAATCGGTGATTGTTCGGGAGTTACACACTCGCTTTCTCAGGCTGCCGCAAGCGGCATATATCTAGGCAAACACTTTGCATTCAACTAATAGAACGAAATAGGATTAAAAGTTATCCAAATGCATAGGGTTTGAAAAAATAAGGAAGTGATTGAGAAGTGTATAAGTTAGACAAAAATGAATATCAGAGAATCAACCCTTTGATCGATAATGAAAAGTTTAATTTTACTTTTTCCTATTCTCTTGCCGACAAGATTGTCTCCGGGGAAATATGGGTGGATGATGTTGATCAACCAGCACAGGCCATATTCAAGTTATCAAATGGAATTCATCACTTTGCAGGAAAAAGAGTTTCGCACGAGGGGGTCTTGGAGTGGTTTAAAGAGCATATAGAAGAAGCATCTCCTTGCGTATTGTTCGCAGATGCTGAGTGGGAAGAATTTATTGACAAGGAACAGCTTCATAAAACGAAAATTCAGCGGGTGGGATACAAGTTTGATAAAGGTCGCTACAATAAGCTTAAAGCTTACACCATTCCTGAAGGTTTACGATTAAAGAGAATCGAATCAAGTCTAATCTCGAAAAGTAAGCAGTATCCAGAAAAGTTTTATAAGTTGTATTGGGAAAATAAAGAGAACTTTTTATCCAAGGGAGTCGGATTTGGTCTATTAAACAAAGAAGATGAAATCATAGGAGAAGTCGTTTCATCATATTTTGCAGGTAGATATGGTGATCCAGATATATTCATTTCTGAGGATCATCGAGGAAATGGATATGGCACCCTGCTTGCTCGTGCCTTTATAGACGAATGTCTAGAGCGGGGAGTATGCCCTAAATGGGAGTGCGATATGACTAACATTGAATCTCAACAGCTTGCTGAAAGATTAGGATTTATCAAAATCGGCAGCCACCCTTTGTATGTCATGAATTAATGGGGGAGAGGGAGAGTTGAAGGAAGAGAATAACGGTTTAAAAAACTTTTTACAGAGAAACAGTGATAAGCTTAGCGTGATTGGCATTGATGGGTTAAGCAGGTCAGGTAAAACAACTTATGTTAATGAGTTGGGGAAGATGCTTGAAGAAAATCATACCGATTATATGTGTTTACATATGGACGATTACATAGAAAAGCGCAATAAACGATATAATACGGGATTTGAAGAATGGAAAGAGTACTATTACTTACAGTGGGATGTAGAATATCTTCGAAAAAACATGTTTGCTAAACTTAAAAATTTTTCCCGTTTGACGCTTCAATATTATGATAATGAATCGGATGTTCATGTTTCCAAAACAATGAAATTGCCTTCTAGCGGTGTAATATTAATTGAAGGGGTATTTCTTCAACGAAAAGAGTGGAAAGGATTTTTTGATTACCTCATCTATTTAGACTGTGAAAGAGAAACCCGTTTTAGAAGGGAGAGTGAATATACTCAGACACAAACGGAAAAATTCAAAAAACGTTACTGGAAAGCTGAGGATTACTATATGAAATCCGTACAGCCTGCGGCAAATGCCGATTATGTAATCAAAACATAGGAAAGGCTTATAGGTGTGATCATGGGATGGTTATTAATCGTTGTTCATGCAATCAGCATGACTTTGGCTTTAGCCGTATTTACATCAATCTATAGAAATAATCCAGTAAAGGGGAAATGGTTCCTGAGTACTATCCTCATATGTGGATTATTCAGTCTATATAGATTATTCAATTTCTCGCTGATACTGGGAGTGGGGACGGTTCTCATGTATGTGTTATTTACGATGATCACCATTCGTACACTTAAAAAAAGTAAGCCTGCTGCATGAGGAAAATACGGCAGGCTTTTGAATTTGTCATACGTTAAATGTAGCAGTAGTTAATAGTATTTTCCTCTCTAGGCTATGCACTGTTTATTCTCAATAAATATGTAAAATCAAGTGCTTATAGCTCTTTTAAAAACACAAAACTTTTTTTCTTATAATCCATCTTCTTTTCATAAAATCGATGCGCATCCAGCCGCTGCAGACCGGAGGATAGAGAAACGATTTCATAATCTCTCTCTTTAGCCCACCTCTCGACATAGCATAACAGTTTATCACCATAACCTTTTGAGCGCTCATTGGAATCAGTCACTAAATCACATACCCAAATAAATCTTCCGTTATATAATGTAAGCATTGGCATGAACCCAGTGACTGCCACGATTCTTTCCTCTTTATAGAGGGCTGCAAGTTTGTAACCTTCAGTGGCAGCCGCTTCCTTAACCAATTCAAGAAATTCTTCCTGAGTCAAATGCTTCCTGAGCTGATTCATCACAGGGTAAGCAGCAATCCAATCTGCTTCTGTACTCAATTCTCTGATCGTTGCCATGAACATTCTCCTTTGTTTCGTATATATGGAAGGCTGATCAAGTTTAAAATCAGCCCCTGTGAATTAATACTTCTCCTGCAATTTTTTAACTTCATCCCTGTGAAAAGGAGAGCCCTCCACCTCGTCAACTACGCTAAATGGATTCCCGTCAGGATCGAAGAAATCAAAGAATTTCATTCCACCAAACTCTTCAATTTCAGATGTTTTTATACCGTTTCTGTTAAAATGTGAATAAGCATTGTCGATATCAGATACAAGAAAGTTAAAATATGAATTTTTCATGTTTCCCTTGATTGTGAATTCCGATGGCTGCGGCTTTTCCACCTCTACCAATCCAAGCTGTGTCTGACAGTTTGGAAAGTAAAAGCCAGCACCGCCTTCCCATTCATCGATTAGTTTTACACCTAAAAGATCTTCATACCATTTCTTTGATTTTTTTAAGTCTGTTACAGGAATAAATACACTTCCAACCTTGAACATACAAACACTCCTTAGTTTATTGATATCTTTCACCTTAATAACGTAGATAACGGCAGAAAAGTTACATCATCTACAAAAAAAATGGAGGGGTCATGTGGTTTTCGATAACATGGAAAAGACAATGTCAAAGCTATACCGTTATAGTTTAATGTTGACTGGATCCAAATGGACGGCTGAAGATTTAGTCCAAGAAACTCTGATAAAGGTGTATACGATTAAAAAGACTGACCCACAAAGAGAGTTCACTAATAGTTTTCTTTACACTGTTGCTAAAAACCTCTTTATAGACGAACAAAGAAAGAAAAAAGCCGTCGCTACTTTCAGGGAAGAACTCCATCAATATGAAATAGATTATACCGGATGCGAGAGTATAGTCGAAGAACTTCTCTTGAAATTGCCAATTCGCCAGGCGATTCTAATCACGTTGAAAGATGTCTTCGGATATCATTCACAAGAAATCGCAGCCATGCTGAGGGTCACTGATGAATCGGTTAAAACGGCTCTATCACGATCAAGATCCCGATTAAAGAAATTAAGTAAGGATATTCCGCAAATTCTCCATCAACCGACTGATAAAGAACTTATTCTCGAATTAACCAGAGCGATCAAACAGGGTAATCCAGCATCTCTATTTGCACTCTCTCGTCTTCTCGAATCACGTCATTATTCGTTATCCAGAATATCTGGCACCAGGTACGTGCATGTAATTGACCCAGATGGGAATATACTGGAAATAATCTGCTGAAAATTACCTATTTAAGGCATGTTAAAACCGAATGTTTAGACTGAGTATAAAAAGAATGTTACGGTTGTATGTGGGTAAACTAATAATCGACCGGGCTTTTAGCCTGTTCGATTTTTTTTTGCTCGTAAAATCATGGTAAAGGAGGGTGTATGAATGGATAAATGGATGAAATTCCTTGAGGTGAATGCCCCTCGAATTCTGGAATTAACGATTGAACATGCAATACTAGTTGGATTAGCGATAATTGTGGCACTGCTGATCGGTATTCCTCTTGGAATTTATTTAACGACGAATGATTACCTTGCCGAGACGGTTTTGCAAATAGCGTCAGTCATGCTGACAATCCCGAGTATTGCGTTATTCGGAGTCATGATACCAATCTTCTCGCTGATCAATCAGGGGATCGGCTTTGTTCCTGCCTTTGTAGCACTTGTTCTCTATTCTCAGCTCCCCATCATCCGGAATACATATACAGCGATTAAAAATGTCAGCCCAGAAATGAGAGATGCTGCCAAGGGACTTGGGATGAAGACACATCAGCGTTTACTGCGAGTGGAAATCCCTAATGCATTTCCTCTCATCATGGCTGGCATAAGAACAGCAGTCGTGCTGAATATAGGGATTGGGGTCATTGCAGCCTATATCGGGGCTGGAGGTCTCGGTGTCCTTATCACACAAGGAATTTCGAGAGGCGACAATTATTTGATCATCAGCGGCTCGGTTGCAGTTGCCATTCTGGCAATCATAGCGGACGGAGTCCTCATGTGGATCCAAAAACGCTATACACCAAAAAGTATATCCAATTAAGCAGAGAGGTGAAAAGATGATTACATTCGATCAGACGACGAAAACATACGAAGGCGGAGTGACAGCAGTCAACAAGGTTGATTTCACCGTGGAAAAAGGTCATATCGTTGTTCTTCTTGGTCCTTCCGGATGTGGTAAAACAACACTGCTCCGCATGGTGAACAGGCTGGAGTCGATTACAGAAGGGAAAATCATCATTGACGGACAGGATTCAATGGACTTGAATGAGATTGAATTAAGAAGAAAGGTAGGTTACGTCATACAGAGCAACGGTCTATTTCCCAATATGACGATTGAAGAGAATGTTATGATCGTGCCTGATTTATTAGGGTGGGGAAAAAAGCAGAAGAGGGAACGCTTTAATTCATTGATGGATATGATCGGGTTAAGTCCCGACAAGTACAGAAAACGGTATCCACATGAATTATCTGGCGGACAGCAGCAGCGAATCGGTGTCATTCGTGCACTTGCAGCCGATCCTCCAGTCATGCTGATGGATGAACCATTTGGTGCGCTCGATCCGATTATCCGTGAAAAAATACAAGACGAGTTTCTTCAGATTCAAAGAGAAGTGAAGAAAACGATTCTGTTTGTGAGTCACGATATCGATGAAGCGATCAAGATGGCCGATAAAATCGTATTACTGCGAGGAGGGGAAATCATGCAGTATGATTCACCATCAGAAATGCTGGTTCGGCCGGAAAATGATTTTGTATATGAATTCTTTGGGAAAGACCGTGCTATTAAAAGCTTGAGTCTTCATACCATTGAGGATCTGAAAGAAATCATCGGTCTTGTTGAAATTGATGAATCCATTCAAGATACCAAAACAATCAGCGTCCATCATGACCTTCGAAATACACTTTCCATGCTCTTGAATCAGGAAGCTGAGCAAGTCATTGTATTGGATCACTCAGGCAATGAATTAGGTGCGATTACCATCGATCGTGTCCAAAAATATCTTCACTATGAGATCAAGGGCAAACCTTCCCCGGCTGTGAAAGGATGATTTCATGAATAATAAGAAACTAGTCAGCCGTATTGTACGCTATTTTGTGTATGCACTGGTGATCGCCTTTTTTGCGTGGGCGATAATGAATCAATATTTTAACTATATCTTCAGTGAAACCAATACATTTTTGTTGCTGTTAAAGCAGCACTTCCAGCTTGTGCTGGTATCTTCTCTACTGGCAATAGCAGTTGCTGTTCCTATAGGAATATTAATTACAAGGAAATCGTTCAGAAGAGCAGAGTGGGCTGTTTCGAACACTGTTAACTTTGGACAGACCATTCCCAGCCTTGCTGTACTTGCACTTACGATCAGCATTCTTGGTATAGGATTTAAAACAGCGATTTTTGCACTGTTTATCTATTCTCTGCTGCCAATATACAGAAACACAGTAGCAGGTATTGACTCAATTGATGACAATTTAATAGACGCGGCAAGAGGGATGGGTATGACTCCATCACAAATTCTTTTTAAAATCGAACTACCGAATGCAGCTTATTCCATTTTGGCAGGGATCAGGACTGCTGTTGTATTGAATATTGGAACAGCGGCGCTTGCTTATGTTGTCGGGGGCGGTGGACTCGGAGTCTGGATCTTCACAGGCATACAGCTTTTCGATAACGGTTATTTGATTTCAGGGGCCATTCCTGTGACCCTTCTGGCGATAGTAGTCGATTATCTGCTGAGACTGCTGGAACGCTTGGTCGTTTCTGACGGAATTAAGCAAACCGGCGAAATGTAACAAGAAGCGGAGGTGATTTTATGTTAAAGAAACTACTAATTCTAAAGCTGGTTGCTGTGCTAACCCTTGCCCTTTCATCATGTTCAAGTATCGGTGTCGGAGGAAAGCAGGTTGCTGTGGGCGGAAAGAACTTTACAGAACAATACCTCCTTTCAGAAATGACGGCTTTTCTATTGAAAGAAGAAGGCTTTAAAGTCAAACAGATGAACAACCTGGGAAGCACAGTGGTCAGAAAAGCCCTTGAAAATGAGCAGGTTGATCTGATGTGGGAGTATACGGGGACAGCTCTCATAACCTACATGGGTAAAGACCCGATTTCTGATCCAGAGAAGACCTTTCAAAAGGTAAAGGAGATTGATGCCAAGAAGGGAATTCACTGGATGAACATGTCTGATGTCAATAACACATATGCTCTTGCCATGACGAAGGAAAAGTCGCAGGAATTGGGAATAAAGTCGATAAGTGATCTGGCATCCTATATCAATGAAAATCCAGGCACGATCACGGTTGCTTCGGATGCAGAATTTGCTAACCGTCCAGATGGGCTTCCCGGTGTAGAAAAAAAATACGGATTCAGCTTCGGTGCAGAGAATATCAAACAAATGGACATCGGACTGACTCAGCGAGCACTGGATAAAAACCAGGTGGATGTATCAGTAGCCTTTGAAACGGATGCTACTATTAGAGATTATGGACTTATTACGTTAAAGGATGATAAACGATTTTTCCCCCCATATCGTGCTGCCGTCAGCATCAACGAAAAAACATATGAAAAATATCCGGAAATAAAAGAAATCACGGCCCGTTTGGCAAATAACCTCAACAGTGATATCATGCGTGAACTGAACTATAAGGTAGACATTGAAGGAAACAGTGTGTCAGTGGTCGCTCATGATTGGCTTGTTGAAAACGGATTATTAGAAGACTAATAAAAATCCTGCAGTTTATTCTCTTACTGCAGGATTTTTTAAAAGTTAGAAATCTTGTTAAAGGCAAAGCAGTATCGGTAGGAACATTCGTATGTAGGATAATGTCAGCTAGTTCTTACAAAAAGCGAGTAAGATTTCAGTTGAAGAGAGTGTGATACCTATTGAGGTGCACACTCTTTTCACTCTTTCTAAAGATTGGTCTGCTTTCAGAAAGAACCATTATTATCATTCAGTTTTTTTAATTTCTCTGTTGAAGAGTTTTTCTTATAGTAAGTCTCCATAATTTCTAGTATCTTTTCTTCTGATAATCCTGAAAAATCAACCAGCATTGAGATGGTGGGCTTGATCGAAAGAGACTCACATGTCTGGATTGTGGACAGAATCAAATCATGATAGTCTTGCTCCCTTGATTGTGAACGTTTCCGCTTTTGTTGGTTATACTCATTAATATGATGTTGATTATCTGATGGTTTCATAAGGATGAACCTCCTAATCTTTAAAAAAGGAATTGTATTAGGTTTATCCGTAAATATGGGGAGATAAACATTTTTTGGCTCGCGGGATATGACGAGTAGGGATGAACATACTGAGTGCATGCCTTCTAACATGTTTCCTACAATCCATATTGAGGTATTAATACATATATAAGGAACGTTTTTAGGAGGAAAAAAAATGAAAAATGCGATGCTGATCGTTAATCCTTCTTCTGGTAAGGAAGAAGCACTCAATTATGTAGAAGAAATAGAGGGGATTTTGAATAAGCAAGGATATGAGGTGAATGTCAGTCAGACAGAAAAAGAACTGGATGCTACAAGATTTTGTCAATCTGCATGCAAAGATGAATATGATCTTGTTGTATCACTTGGCGGGGATGGTACACTTCATGAGACGATTAATGGACTGATCGATGAACATCATCGTCCGAAGCTGGGGATTATACCGATGGGAACGGTGAATGACTTTGCAAGAGCCTTGAATATTCCATTGAACCCTGAGAAAGCGATCGACGTTCTTCGTCATCATCAGACTAGAATGGTGGATATCGGCACTTTCAACGACGATTATTTTGTCAATATCGTAGCAGTAGGGGCATTGGCAGAAGCTACATACGATGTCACCCCTGAAGAGAAGACGAAGCTGGGGCCGCTTGCTTACGTGGTTGAAGGAATGAAAACACTCGCTTCGAATCCTTCCTATCCATTGACGATTGAGCATGATGGTGAGAAGTGGGAAGGAGATTCTTTATTATTCCTGGCAGCCTTGACCAATTCCATTGGGGGCTTTGAGAACCTGGCCCCCGATGCAGAAGTGGACGATGGTGTTCTCCACTGCTATATCATTAACGATATTAATGTATTGAAACTTCCTGCAATATTAACATCCATCCTCGCGGGTAAGCTTAAGAAGAATAAAGATGTAACTTACTTTAAGGCAAGAGAGCTCAGAATATCTTCCTTTGAAGAGCTTAATACAAATGTAGATGGTGAAGAAGGCAGGAAGCTTCCGATTGAACTGGGAATCATGCCGAACCACATTGACGTGATGGTTCCTCTTAAAGAATGATACCCTCTGTAAAGAAGAGGTTGAATTCCTAAACGGAGTTCGATCCTTTTTGTTATAATCATTGGAATTTTATGTTAATATAAAGGCGGAAATCATTATGATGGAGGCGGCTTGAAGAATACGAAAGTTGTAAAAGACAGAAAGACAGTCATTGGGTTAATATCAGCTTTCTCGTTAAGCATAGCGGGGATAGTATTTGCTGCAAATGATAGTCAGTATTGGGTGTCCTCATTAGTGGCGGCATTCATTCTGTTACTGATCAGTGTAAGAAGAGCAGACAAATTGTATCGGGAAGGCTGAAATATACAGGTGTTAGTTAGGTTTTCGCGGATTATGCAGGGTATGAGGATGAATATTCAAAACGGTAACAGGACAAGAGATTTTCTAAAAAGGATGAAACAAATGAAATCGGAAAAACAGAAAATGATCGACGGCGAGTTATATGAACCCTGGGATGAAGGGTTAGTCAAAGAGAGGGAAAGTGCAAGGAAATTGGTAAGACAGTTTAATTCAACAATTGAAACAGATTATGATGAACGTGTGGCACTAATAAAGGAACTGTTCGGTTCTACTGGAGATAAAGTCTATATGGAGCCTAATTTCAGGTGTGATTACGGATATAACATTCATGTCGGGGACAACTTCTTTGCGAATTTTGATTGTGTCATCCTTGATGTATGTGAAGTCAGATTTGGCGCTAATTGTATGCTCGCACCAGGGGTGCATATTTATACCGCAGCACATCCGGTCAATCCCTATGAACGTATCAAGGGACCTGAATTTGGTAAGCCGGTTACCATTGGGAATAATGCATGGATTGGCGGAGGTGCAATCATTAATCCGGGTGTGACAATTGGAGACAATGTGGTGGTTGCTTCTGGATCCGTCGTGACAAAGGACGTATCTTCAAATGTAGTGGTTGGAGGAAACCCTGCGAGAGTACTAAAAGAAATTGATTTGAACAATCCGAATTAACTTATGAATCGGGGAATATACATAAGTAAAAAACGCTGACTGATTGAAAGAAGTCATATCAGCGTTTTTTACCCTGCCTTAAAATTTTTGTGGGAATTGTTTTGTTATTCCTTTAGAAAGAGCATCAGCCAAGTGGAAAATGTGTGCTCTGCCTTTATCGAACGATTCGATATTCTGATTCCAATCTTTTTGGATACGTGCTACTGCTTCTTTTGTAACAAAGTCTAGGTGCATATATAAGAGCTCTTTCAACTCTTTTTCAGACCAGTTGGGATTTGCTCCAATCAAGAATGCAGTGATATCATCAGCATTCCGATACCATTCTTTATTTAGTTTTTCTACTTCTGCCTGATTGCCAGCTTTTGCAGATTCGACGATCTTACCGGCAATGACAATATGTTCTGTCAATAACTCAGCAAGTTGGTTTCCTGCTTTTTCTCCATAGAAAGGTTTGATGGCATTTCCGATATCCTTTTGGTTTTGAAGCAGTCTTTCAAGCACTTTTTCTTGATCTTCCAGACCGTCGACAGCACTAACAATATAGTTGTGCGTCCAAATTACATGATCGTTCCAAAGGGTTCGCATGTCTTCTTTAAGCTTTAGGGCATCGGGGCTCACGCATTCTTTTTTGGCAGCCTGAGTTTCTGGAAGCCGGGCAGCCATTGTCAACGTCATGAGAATAGCGGTGAATACAATAAAGTATTTTTTCATTTGTATCTTCTCCTTTATTTAATTTAGTAATCACGTAGTAGTATTCACTGAAGTAAAAGAGTTGATTCCAAAGAAAAATCTCTTGAATGAGGAGGTCTAGATATGGAAAGTTCCCTTGTGGCGTACGTAATAGGAAGCGGGATAGTATTGTCACTTATCCTGCATTTCCTTCAGATAAAAGGAATACTGAGAAGTTATCTACCTTTCAGAATATTATTCAGTCTAATGATTGCTGCACTATTATCCATTCCGGTCTCCATTTTCTTCATAGGGGGCTGGACGGGACTTGGTATATCCGTGATGGCAGTGTATGTGCTGCTGTTTTGTATCACAGGGTTAATCTGTATGTACCTGTTGAATATTTTCTTTCAAAACAGAGGATAGGTGGGGGATTGACCATTTTTAAAAATAATAAGTGCTTGTCTGCACACAGGTGCAGGGTTGTACATATAGTGAAGTAGAGAAACAGAAAATCGGCAAAAAAGAATGCGGTTGTTCCAAAACGGCTTTAAAAATCCTTTAGTCACCGTAAAAGAAAGCTTCATTCGGTTTTGCCCATGAACAAGCTTTCTCGTCTATATACTTCCGCCGTA encodes:
- a CDS encoding ABC transporter permease; the protein is MNNKKLVSRIVRYFVYALVIAFFAWAIMNQYFNYIFSETNTFLLLLKQHFQLVLVSSLLAIAVAVPIGILITRKSFRRAEWAVSNTVNFGQTIPSLAVLALTISILGIGFKTAIFALFIYSLLPIYRNTVAGIDSIDDNLIDAARGMGMTPSQILFKIELPNAAYSILAGIRTAVVLNIGTAALAYVVGGGGLGVWIFTGIQLFDNGYLISGAIPVTLLAIVVDYLLRLLERLVVSDGIKQTGEM
- a CDS encoding glycosyltransferase — its product is MKKYFIVFTAILMTLTMAARLPETQAAKKECVSPDALKLKEDMRTLWNDHVIWTHNYIVSAVDGLEDQEKVLERLLQNQKDIGNAIKPFYGEKAGNQLAELLTEHIVIAGKIVESAKAGNQAEVEKLNKEWYRNADDITAFLIGANPNWSEKELKELLYMHLDFVTKEAVARIQKDWNQNIESFDKGRAHIFHLADALSKGITKQFPQKF
- a CDS encoding ABC transporter permease — translated: MDKWMKFLEVNAPRILELTIEHAILVGLAIIVALLIGIPLGIYLTTNDYLAETVLQIASVMLTIPSIALFGVMIPIFSLINQGIGFVPAFVALVLYSQLPIIRNTYTAIKNVSPEMRDAAKGLGMKTHQRLLRVEIPNAFPLIMAGIRTAVVLNIGIGVIAAYIGAGGLGVLITQGISRGDNYLIISGSVAVAILAIIADGVLMWIQKRYTPKSISN
- a CDS encoding glycine betaine ABC transporter substrate-binding protein; this translates as MLKKLLILKLVAVLTLALSSCSSIGVGGKQVAVGGKNFTEQYLLSEMTAFLLKEEGFKVKQMNNLGSTVVRKALENEQVDLMWEYTGTALITYMGKDPISDPEKTFQKVKEIDAKKGIHWMNMSDVNNTYALAMTKEKSQELGIKSISDLASYINENPGTITVASDAEFANRPDGLPGVEKKYGFSFGAENIKQMDIGLTQRALDKNQVDVSVAFETDATIRDYGLITLKDDKRFFPPYRAAVSINEKTYEKYPEIKEITARLANNLNSDIMRELNYKVDIEGNSVSVVAHDWLVENGLLED
- a CDS encoding sugar O-acetyltransferase is translated as MKSEKQKMIDGELYEPWDEGLVKERESARKLVRQFNSTIETDYDERVALIKELFGSTGDKVYMEPNFRCDYGYNIHVGDNFFANFDCVILDVCEVRFGANCMLAPGVHIYTAAHPVNPYERIKGPEFGKPVTIGNNAWIGGGAIINPGVTIGDNVVVASGSVVTKDVSSNVVVGGNPARVLKEIDLNNPN
- a CDS encoding ABC transporter ATP-binding protein; its protein translation is MITFDQTTKTYEGGVTAVNKVDFTVEKGHIVVLLGPSGCGKTTLLRMVNRLESITEGKIIIDGQDSMDLNEIELRRKVGYVIQSNGLFPNMTIEENVMIVPDLLGWGKKQKRERFNSLMDMIGLSPDKYRKRYPHELSGGQQQRIGVIRALAADPPVMLMDEPFGALDPIIREKIQDEFLQIQREVKKTILFVSHDIDEAIKMADKIVLLRGGEIMQYDSPSEMLVRPENDFVYEFFGKDRAIKSLSLHTIEDLKEIIGLVEIDESIQDTKTISVHHDLRNTLSMLLNQEAEQVIVLDHSGNELGAITIDRVQKYLHYEIKGKPSPAVKG
- a CDS encoding diacylglycerol kinase family protein, whose amino-acid sequence is MKNAMLIVNPSSGKEEALNYVEEIEGILNKQGYEVNVSQTEKELDATRFCQSACKDEYDLVVSLGGDGTLHETINGLIDEHHRPKLGIIPMGTVNDFARALNIPLNPEKAIDVLRHHQTRMVDIGTFNDDYFVNIVAVGALAEATYDVTPEEKTKLGPLAYVVEGMKTLASNPSYPLTIEHDGEKWEGDSLLFLAALTNSIGGFENLAPDAEVDDGVLHCYIINDINVLKLPAILTSILAGKLKKNKDVTYFKARELRISSFEELNTNVDGEEGRKLPIELGIMPNHIDVMVPLKE